The sequence GCACCGAATGATACTCTTGCAACCGTTCCACACcatcattgaaaattttgtccGTTGGCAAGGAAGTGGACCCGACCCTTTTTGCATTCCTGTTGAACCATAGACTCCATCCCATGTAAGCAAACAGTTCAGCCATGTGTTGGGTTTTTTGTGCAAGGATTCCTTGAAATAAATCTCGGAAACTTACAAACCTTTCTGATAGGAAATTTCTGCAACATTCAAGTTCCTACCAGATATGCTTCACTGTTTGGCAGCCCCACAAAGCGTGTATACTATCTAAATGCGAAACTCGCAACACAAAATGCATTAACCATTGCACACCAAGCCCCGGCTACATTATTTTGAAGGTTTAATGCTTGATATGGGTGTATAGTGTAGTTTATTTCACGGTGACATAAGGAGAAGCTTCAAATTTCATAAGTAAATTgttcatatttatatattacgTGTTATTTTAAAAACACACAAATGAATGATTTTATGGATTAAATAATCAATAATATTCATGATGATATTAATtggattaaataataaataatattcatgaTGATATTAATTTTGTCATGCATTTATGTATACTACAAGAAATGAATAATATCAACTGataaatgattttatattattgttacACATGTAATGACATTCACATGGAACTATGAAAGTGAATTCTCCATCTGAATGTTGTTACATTACACACGTAACGGTGACACCAAATATCAAGCATCATGTACCATGGTGGTATACTTGTATCATTGttgactatatatttttattaataataataattttattattaattttctgaATAGTCATGAATTTAATTACACAAAACAAGCTGGGGCTTTCTTTGCATTAAAAGAAAGCCAATGCAAAGAAAAcccatatttttattttattttttatgaaataagaCAAAGCCCATATAAGCGGCAGAGTGGgctatatattaatgtataataCGAAAAATAATTGAGTAATGTAATGTGGCAAATTTCATTAGACTTAGAAGAGTGCAGCTCAATTGGACACAGCTCGGACTGAGCAACCTAACCCAGTACGTACGCTACAAGAAAATGGCGGGAAAGCTTGGCGCCAAAACCCGCGAAACTCCATTTTTGGTGGCAATCCCTCTATTTAAACCCAACCCATTTTCTGCTCGGTCCCTAAAACTCAGCTTTTGCAAATACCCATTTCTCAACCGTTCCTTCTCTACAGTCCTCACCATGGCTCAGCCAGATCTTCTTAATCACAGCCCCGAAATCAAAGAACCATCGCTGAAGATCCCAAAGCTTGGCCAAAACGGCGTCGCTGCTGAAATCTCGAAGGACCCCATTTCACTACTCAGAGTGAAAAAGCTTTCTGAGAAAGCTGTTTTACCTTCCAGAGGCTCTCCTCTCTCTGCTGGCTACGATCTCtccaggtatatatatatatatatacatataatccacaatattttcaatttttcttcatccaaataaagaaaaaagaaaattttgtttatggGGGTTTTTATGATTTGTGCAGTGCAACGGAGACTAAAGTACCAGCAAGAGGAAAAGCATTGGTTCCAACCGATCTGAGCAT is a genomic window of Quercus lobata isolate SW786 chromosome 2, ValleyOak3.0 Primary Assembly, whole genome shotgun sequence containing:
- the LOC115974319 gene encoding deoxyuridine 5'-triphosphate nucleotidohydrolase-like encodes the protein MAGKLGAKTRETPFLVAIPLFKPNPFSARSLKLSFCKYPFLNRSFSTVLTMAQPDLLNHSPEIKEPSLKIPKLGQNGVAAEISKDPISLLRVKKLSEKAVLPSRGSPLSAGYDLSSATETKVPARGKALVPTDLSIAIPEGSYARVAPRSGLAWKHSIDVGAGVIDADYRGPVGVILFNHSDVDFEVKVGDRIAQLIIEKILTPDVIEVEDLDATVRGEGGFGSTGV